The segment TTAGTTTTAACgcaataaaaagttttttttaagacCGTCAAGCCTTCAAAGCTTCAGGTTCAAAAATATCAGCTGGTCCCAAACTTTCAAAGTTATTCTATAAAGGTAACAACAGATTTTATTGTCTTTCCATCACCTCATCTTTTTAAAATCGCTCCTTGCAAATTAAATTCTTCAACTTGGAAATCTTATTTTGGTCTTCCCTTCTTTCAAGGGGGTAATGTAACCATatccacagtgcactggtgtcacactcaGAGTATCCCCTGCCTCTCTCCCGTAAGCCAGCTGGatttggctccagcaacccaaGTAACCCATAAAAAGGGGAAGAGGCTGTCaacaagataaatgaatgaatgataaaacatATAAGTGATGCCATGGATCAATAATGCACACACTTACCAGTGTTGGACCAGCAACACAGTCTGTCAGATGGTCTCAAAACTACATACTGGGTGGATGCCAGTGTTTACAAGCAGAACATAACACTTCCTCCGTTGTTATATCCATGAGTGTACCCCAGAGATCTGTCCTGGGGTTCTTCTATTCATTAGATGTAACAGAACAGTCTGGATCAAAATCCTCTCAGTGCTCggctccatccattcattttcttgtagacaagacgatcGTATGAGATAACCCAcataagacaccagctcatctaAAAGTAgtacagataataataataatcattatgaGACAGTGGGCGATAATAATAGATAATTATACAAATAATGTTCAAACATTCAAGAGGAAAACACCCCTTAATTATCTTATAACTGTTTGCTTCAGAAGGAGGTTTGTCTTTCACCATGACTACACAAGTCTTACTTGCACCACTACAATACTGTGGAGTCTGTTAGAGCTAGAACAAACAATCCCATCATGACTAAAATGTCCAAGAAACAAAGGAACAGGAAACTTTAGGTTGGGTTATTTTTGTTTGGGAACCATTCCCAGTTTGGGAAGATAATAGTTTAACATCTTGGTTTAGAAGAGCAATAGGTTTATATCCTGAaaagttttcctttctttctgagGCATCCAGTGAACAATCTGCTTAATATAACTTAATGTAAAACAGTCTGAAAGCTATTAATATTCATAATATTCAAATACAAACCTGAAGATGTCATCTGGGGTTGTGCTTTAGTGATAGCTGAGTAAAATAGATATTCAAAAGGCTCATCATCGTGTTCATGTATACTTTGTcttgaaaaataattacatgtttGGCTTGTTGGGTTAATCAAGCACCTAAGGCAGCCTGCACAGCACAATTAATCTTCATTAATAAAAGGTCTGAGGGTGAACTGAGTGCTTTATCAATATCATCAATTCTTTTTCCCAAGTTGTTATTTCAATCTTTCCCTTTTTTGACGAAGATTATGCTACAATTAAACCTCTCCTATAAGCTTTAAATGTTTGTCAGTATAGGGTGGGTTTGGTAATGGGTTGACAACTTATTGCGATATATATTTCACATTCAATTTTTAGATAGGAAGtacatttttcaacattaaGAAACTGAATCGCAGTTTCTTTTTGAAAGATTGCTTGAAATAGATAACAATATTGCACAAATACTTTGGGGGGaaaaatcaatgcaaatgtGACATTTGTAAGGAGCTGAATAGGATATGAACTCATGATTTGATGGTTTGAGGGTTCGCCATGCATCAGTAGGATGCATTTCTACACAAATCCAACCTGAGGGCTTCAGTCTGGTGACAGAGGTAACTTTTGTTTGGGATGTCTGTCATCTATAGGATTAAGAAAACAGTTACATTTCTCTATTGTTGAAGATAACTTTAGCTAAATTTAGTTAataaattaagattaaagattaaatttactttattgatcctttctctgctttattttcttctacaAATATTCCACaatcaatataataatataaatgaaataatataacTAATATAGAAGCTTAGGTTACATGAGGATTGCTATTCTTTAATACTCCTTTGAGCGAGCATGTAGAACATGAAGGAAATATATTTGGAATGGGTGTGATTAAACCAacaaacatgtactgtatatgagcAAGATTAAAAAGTCACAAGACAATAAAGAAGTGACACCAAATGATAGCAATTTGATAGAAATCGAATAGCACAGAttcatgtggaaaaaataagagCAATGGAGGCAGTTAGTTACTTATCATTAACACGCCACCATAACagtttaatgtttctttttttttgtccacttgTTGAAAAAGGTAATGTAAAGAGAAAATGGGTTGAAGGAGACTTGGATCCGGTTCAGTTAGGGAGTGTTTCTATAACATCCATGTGATGGATGAGCATGAATGATCAAAGATGAAAGAAGGCagccacaaataaaataatctctttCTACTTCCGTTTTCGCCTGTTCTCTTCCGAAACAAAAGATGTGAGCTGACTTTCCTATAAGCCAGACCTGCAAATGTAAATCGCTTTATTACCAGATAAAAACTGTGAAGAAACAAAGTACTAAACTGAAAAtgagcactttttaaaaaaataaaacacttgttTGAATACAAATTGAATGTCCAATCAAATACTGCATGCTTATAATTACGTAGTTCATCTAGCATATCTGTTTATATCGTTATTTGATTACAATTATTAATAATTCCCTTAATTTCATATCACACTTAATGAAAATCAACATAATAGCAACAATTATGGTTAATTAGTACGTTGTCTTCACGTCCTATACGGAATTATTTCAAATATCGTACAAAAACGAAAACTGCAGCGCCAGGAAAGGCTGTAGGGGAGGGAACAATCTCGTTAATATGTACTCTTTGGTTTAGGTATAAATCAGACAGGACCTCTGCTACTCTTCgctcttcttctgctctttcAACAGTTTTCTGACGCATCTCTTCCACAGCAACGATGACAGGGGACCACAAAACTGAGAAGGTTCAGCTGCACTCACCAGATTTAGATGAGCTGCGTGGTGGTGAGGGCTTTATATTTCTTAGTGACACAGACCAAgttcaataaataaagaaaataccaATATGAGATACATATGTCTGGTTGCAGTTCTGCAGGCAGGACTGAAAAACAACTTTGCTGAGGTCCAGGTGAGTGTTGTGGACTGCCCAGATCTCACCCAAGAACCCTTCCAGTTTCCTGCCAGAGGTAAGAGCTCACCTCATGTGCATCACATTGTTAACACACATTCTTTCTACATatgaaaaaagttaaaaagttggagaaaaagcaagtgacaatgagtgctttcttgcataaaaaaaaaacaatcaaaagttaatgaagaaaaagagacagatattactgacagttattattgaaatgtgtgtggagaaggctctttcAGCTCGATGCCggttccacaggagaatatacgaatcaaagacaaaaaaaactattgagtgaaaagcaaaagtgaaaaaacaacaacaactgtattacatctttatttttttaaaataactaccaggctttaacattttgctaaagagtaaaattacatattattttttttcctttttccttttatgatattattaataaaaacattaaaatttacagtttgtttagttgttATAACGTACTATTAACAAAACCCAACCCTTGCGTATGCTTCTACCTTATTTTCTGTTATTggttttgggatgcataaacgtcatgatgggatgcacaaatttttattgaagtgcatcccagggatgcaatATTTTCTTGAGGTAAGATGAACTCTGGTCATTCCGTTTTCCAAAGTTTCAGCTGTTTTTTAGATTAGTTTTTAGGGACCTGaaagttttgcttttttaaatttttttattaagcaAATGTGAACTTATTCAGTTAgtttttcacattcacacatggtAGAGAGTACAGTCTGTCCTCATCACCACACATTGTACCAGTACATTTTTGAGACACCCAGATTTGTGTCATGTTTCTCTTCATGTCAACTTTGTAGGCTTGTGTGGAAGCCCTCGCATCACTGATATTGGTAGTGTGCAAAACTTGGTGTCCATGGCTGACCGGGACAAGGTGCATTTGACAAAGTTATTCAAACACATTGAGCAATACCTGGCAGCGAATGGGATTATTATTAAattgcttctcctcctccaaggAATATGACATGAACGTCATATCAAAGCAGCTGGACCTGCCAGGAGCCTTCATACTCGGTGCAACGAGAGGTCCCTCCAAAATTCTTGGATTTAATGCAGAGGTGAAATCAATTTTGCCCCATGACACTCGATCACCGCGCTACAATATCTTCATATCATCACTTAGGACAATTTACTGCTGTTGATGCGTGTACAGCCATTTCTGCAGACTAAGTGCtacttgaaagaaaaataaactttggtCCTTTGTTTGAATGGTCTTTGGTCTTTGGGGCATAAACGGCACATTTGACCAGACATGagttgctttgttttgttagtGACAGGACTCTCTGAGAACTTAAATGTGAAGTAGTGAAAAAGTATAATGATCTGTGATTGAAAGAAAGTGAAGGTCAGAGTTGTAATAACCAGGTTGATGTGATCTGCAGGTGATTACTCTGATTCTGACTGAGCTGGAGGGAAGGCCTGCAGTGAATAGCAGCTACTACACCTGCATCAGTCCAGCAAATGGCAACGAAAAAGGCAAATGCTTCCAAGGAAAATACAGCGAGATAACCTCTGATAACAAGATTGGACCGCTGGGCAATCTGTATGCATGTGAAGGGAAGCCTGGAAAGGTaatctgaaaagaaatgcaGGCAAAAGGGTTACTTTAGTTGTACTTGAAGTGGCAGGGGTATCAGCTCATCTGCCATTGTGCCCTTGAACAAGGCACCGAACCCCACAAGTTGTTtctaggtgtgtgtgcatgtgtgtgcgcgtgcgcgcaCGCTCAGGTATGTGCGTTTAATATATTGAGTGAAAAAAGAATTTCTCCCACAGGGAATTAACAAAGCaatttaaatcttaaattaaCTTTAATCACATGAGCAATTACCTGTAATTTAATAACTTTGCTAACAGTGTCATGCATGGCCTTCTGGCTCCTCCCATGTGTGCTCTCAGCAATTAAGAGATAAATATTAGGAAAGGAACTGAAGAAAAGTGAGGACGTAAGATGAGATGTCATAATCATCTTCTGTGCTCCTGTCCAGGTCATAGAGGTGAGGGCCAACAAGAGGACAGGAAACTACAGCATTGTGACGGCGTTGAGGAGAATTCTTAGAGAGCACTACCCAGATAAAAGCATGGCTTTGGGAGGCACCTTCCTCTTGCAGAAAGGGAAAGCTAGAGTTCACCTCATGGTAAACGTTGGACATGACACACAAAGGACAATTTATCACTGTTTTTCCATGTATTGATGTCCTTTTGTCTGCTCATTGATAGCCCAGAGAGATC is part of the Antennarius striatus isolate MH-2024 chromosome 13, ASM4005453v1, whole genome shotgun sequence genome and harbors:
- the LOC137606431 gene encoding ester hydrolase C11orf54 homolog; translated protein: MTGDHKTEKVQLHSPDLDELRGVLQAGLKNNFAEVQVSVVDCPDLTQEPFQFPARGLCGSPRITDIGSVQNLVSMADRDKEYDMNVISKQLDLPGAFILGATRGPSKILGFNAEVITLILTELEGRPAVNSSYYTCISPANGNEKGKCFQGKYSEITSDNKIGPLGNLYACEGKPGKVIEVRANKRTGNYSIVTALRRILREHYPDKSMALGGTFLLQKGKARVHLMPREITDCPIQTPDKAGDFLRIFEINAPVICPTVLVSKDPDMDLRIEHTHCFSHHGEGGHYHIDTTPDTVEYLGYFMPAEFVYRIDKPTEYHAINNKSIIKD